A stretch of Maniola hyperantus chromosome 15, iAphHyp1.2, whole genome shotgun sequence DNA encodes these proteins:
- the LOC117988700 gene encoding uncharacterized protein isoform X2, with amino-acid sequence MWSSVESGGGERAAPCARGKHSATLLGGHVYVLGGRGAGGAVPLRDFWRYCLATRRWERLEARGEPPPSLQEHSATAHGARLYVFGGEAGALSNETPLWIYDTESQIWRKLPGQPGGGPVRSRARSTAGGAGCGPRGRRGHSAHALKDCLLVYGGYRDLRGSTNELWAFHYESESWQQVRTSAAGPARHRHAAALHDCRLYVHGGQSDLRACADLWHYDTLTRVWTQVRTPPKLSPSARSGHAGLRAGAHLYIFGGEANGHPTNELWRFHFATETWERIVQSIKWPSARVDSRALLIGGSHTGRVRSAPMAPLVRTESRGRAEAPAGFLREISKLSSFHIRRAARCSYTVLAGDQDSTESLVRTDSSNLSKSRSAYIIDERLPADGDEGPKRDDDTDGRRSDMSREPISVPDFADMVLPTPVLTPAEVTKLVYLDSEEEEDVKREMATLKRSKNGTVTKNKIVPISKSASVKFTKEPFTETIITTEDEAELSTSDYASAERVNRLSGASSGFSNPHYLGPDIRNLGSALTPDSGVGPGDIELQDLSERRARSVSRNGERQLHLLLVGGKEPPHLALLQSPLSMWSFKLL; translated from the exons ATGTGGTCGTCGGTGGAGAGCGGCGGCGGCGAGCGCGCGGCGCCGTGTGCGCGCGGCAAGCACTCCGCCACGCTGCTGGGCGGACACGTGTACGTGCTGGGCGGACGTGGCGCCGGCGGCGCGGTGCCGCTGCGCGACTTCTGGCGCTACTGTCTTG CGACTCGTCGCTGGGAGCGCCTCGAGGCGCGAGGCGAGCCGCCGCCCTCGCTGCAGGAGCACAGCGCGACGGCGCACGGCGCGCGCCTCTACGTGTTCGGCGGAGAAGCTGGCGCGCTGTCCAACGAGACCCCGCTCTGGATATACGACACCGAG AGCCAGATCTGGCGCAAGCTGCCGGGTCAGCCGGGCGGCGGGCCGGTGCGCAGCCGCGCGCGCAGCaccgcgggcggcgcgggctgcGGGCCGCGCGGGCGCCGCGGGCACTCGGCGCACGCGCTCAAGGACTGCCTGCTGGTGTACGGCGGCTACCGCGACCTGCGCGGCTCCACCAACGAGCTGTGGGCCTTCCACTACG AGTCGGAGAGCTGGCAGCAAGTCCGCACGAGCGCGGCGGGCCCGGCGCGGCACCGCCACGCGGCCGCGCTGCACGACTGCCGCCTGTACGTGCACGGCGGACAGAGCGACCTGCGCGCCTGCGCCGACCTGTGGCACTACGACACAC TGACGCGCGTGTGGACGCAGGTGCGCACGCCGCCCAAGCTATCGCCCAGCGCGCGCAGCGGGCACGCAGGGCTGCGCGCCGGCGCGCATCTCTACATCTTCGGCGGAGAGGCCAACGGGCACCCCACCAACGAGTTGTGGAGGTTTCACTTCG CCACGGAGACGTGGGAGCGTATAGTGCAAAGCATAAAGTGGCCATCGGCCCGCGTCGACAGCCGCGCTCTACTGATAGGGGGCTCGCACACGGGCCGCGTGCGGAGCGCCCCCATGGCCCCGCTGGTCAGGACGGAGAGCCGCGGCAGGGCCGAAGCACCCGCGGGCTTCCTGCGCGAGATCTCCAAGCTGTCGAGTTTCCACATCCGGCGCGCGGCGAGGTGCTCCTACACAGTGTTAGCGGGAGACCAAGATTCCACCGAGAGCCTGGTCCGAACTGACAGTTCTAACTTGTCCAAGTCGCGCTCGGCCTACATCATCGACGAGAGGCTGCCAGCAGACGGCGATGAAGGGCCCAAGCGAGACGACGACACCGACGGCCGACGATCGGACATGTCCCGAGAGCCCATCTCCGTGCCCGACTTCGCCGACATGGTGCTCCCCACGCCCGTGCTGACCCCCGCCGAGGTGACCAAACTAGTCTACCTCGATTCAGAGGAGGAGGAGGACGTGAAGCGGGAGATGGCGACGCTGAAGCGCAGCAAGAACGGAACCGTCACCAAAAACAAAATCGTCCCGATTTCCAAATCAGCGTCCGTCAAATTCACTAAAGAACCCTTCACAGAAACGATTATAACTACCGAGGACGAAGCAGAACTGTCGACATCGGACTACGCGAGCGCTGAGAGGGTTAACCGACTTTCCGGAGCGTCTTCAGGGTTCAGTAACCCTCATTACTTGGGTCCAGATATCAGGAATTTGGGTTCCGCGTTAACTCCGGATTCTGGGGTCGGTCCGGGGGATATAGAGCTGCAGGATTTGAGCGAGAGACGCGCCCGCAGCGTGTCCAGGAACGGGGAGAGGCAGTTGCATTTGTTGTTAGTGGGCGGGAAGGAGCCTCCGCACTTGGCGCTGCTGCAGAGTCCCTTGTCGATGTGGAGCTTCAAACTATTGTAG
- the DIP1 gene encoding double-stranded RNA-specific editase 1 isoform X2, with protein MSFNKYNTRNSGRFNTPGQFVPAGEGGYGGAPAPGRTLQAVQYNNPATQANSNQNQNNFSTFQSPAPPPPAPSKPLPVDVDMKMEPNMDSVEDNRPPWMRAKLHGVKKISNKERRRRQNENLRRLLSPKSALMVLNEIMPGEQVTNQFTVEAVGAASGNQYFRSNPSQSFCAAITLQGNNYKGYGENKLTARNAAAEQAVRDLILRKMTKVLLPEANENITEGEGTEPKGEGEGEEETLPMIQLASFALHKLFAEWEYEGHRVPQLKSSNASVSESGSVTSEGANNLPRPFAVKKKILPENASSMHPCMLLTYMRPQLEYRELGAEGERPQNMLFTMGVDVDGTTYMGKASNKKEARKQAARAACTAVFGVTFDAPA; from the exons GGCGGCTACGGCGGCGCTCCGGCGCCAGGGCGCACGCTGCAGGCCGTGCAGTACAACAACCCAGCAACT CAGGCCAACAGCAACCAAAACCAGAACAATTTCTCTACATTCCAAAGCccagcgccgccgccgccggcgcCGTCCAAACCACTC CCAGTGGACGTGGACATGAAGATGGAGCCCAACATGGACTCCGTGGAGGACAACCGACCGCCGTGGATGAGGGCCAAGCTACATGGAG TGAAGAAGATCTCTAACAAGGAGCGTCGCCGTCGGCAGAACGAGAACTTGCGGCGTCTGCTGTCGCCCAAGAGCGCGCTCATGGTGCTCAACGAGATCATGCCGGGCGAACAGGTCACCAAC CAATTCACTGTGGAGGCGGTGGGCGCCGCGAGCGGGAACCAGTACTTCAGGTCCAACCCGTCGCAGAGCTTCTGTGCCGCGATCACTCTGCAGGGGAACAACTACAAGGGCTATG GTGAGAACAAGTTGACGGCGCGCAACGCGGCGGCCGAGCAGGCGGTGCGCGACCTCATCCTGCGCAAGATGACCAAGGTGCTGCTGCCCGAAGCCAACGAGAACATCACTGAGGGTGAAGGAACAG AACCGAAGGGGGAAGGTGAGGGCGAGGAGGAGACCCTGCCGATGATCCAGCTGGCCTCGTTCGCGCTGCACAAGCTGTTCGCCGAGTGGGAGTACGAAGGGCACAGGGTGCCGCAGCTCAAGTCTTCCAACGCCTCT GTGTCGGAGTCAGGGTCGGTGACGTCGGAGGGGGCGAATAACCTGCCGCGGCCGTTCGCGGTCAAGAAGAAGATCCTGCCTGAGAACGCGTCCTCCATGCACCCGTGCATGCTGCTCACCTACATGCGGCCGCAGCTCGAGTACCGCGAGCTAG GCGCGGAAGGCGAGCGCCCACAGAACATGCTGTTCACCATGGGCGTGGACGTGGACGGCACCACGTACATGGGCAAAG CGTCCAACAAGAAGGAAGCTCGCAAGCAAGCCGCGCGCGCCGCCTGCACCGCCGTCTTCGGCGTGACGTTCGACGCGCCCGCCTAG
- the DIP1 gene encoding double-stranded RNA-specific editase 1 isoform X3: MSFNKYNTRNSGRFNTPGQFVPAGEQANSNQNQNNFSTFQSPAPPPPAPSKPLPVDVDMKMEPNMDSVEDNRPPWMRAKLHGVKKISNKERRRRQNENLRRLLSPKSALMVLNEIMPGEQVTNSLSSQQFTVEAVGAASGNQYFRSNPSQSFCAAITLQGNNYKGYGENKLTARNAAAEQAVRDLILRKMTKVLLPEANENITEGEGTEPKGEGEGEEETLPMIQLASFALHKLFAEWEYEGHRVPQLKSSNASVSESGSVTSEGANNLPRPFAVKKKILPENASSMHPCMLLTYMRPQLEYRELGAEGERPQNMLFTMGVDVDGTTYMGKASNKKEARKQAARAACTAVFGVTFDAPA, encoded by the exons CAGGCCAACAGCAACCAAAACCAGAACAATTTCTCTACATTCCAAAGCccagcgccgccgccgccggcgcCGTCCAAACCACTC CCAGTGGACGTGGACATGAAGATGGAGCCCAACATGGACTCCGTGGAGGACAACCGACCGCCGTGGATGAGGGCCAAGCTACATGGAG TGAAGAAGATCTCTAACAAGGAGCGTCGCCGTCGGCAGAACGAGAACTTGCGGCGTCTGCTGTCGCCCAAGAGCGCGCTCATGGTGCTCAACGAGATCATGCCGGGCGAACAGGTCACCAAC agCCTCTCTTCTCAGCAATTCACTGTGGAGGCGGTGGGCGCCGCGAGCGGGAACCAGTACTTCAGGTCCAACCCGTCGCAGAGCTTCTGTGCCGCGATCACTCTGCAGGGGAACAACTACAAGGGCTATG GTGAGAACAAGTTGACGGCGCGCAACGCGGCGGCCGAGCAGGCGGTGCGCGACCTCATCCTGCGCAAGATGACCAAGGTGCTGCTGCCCGAAGCCAACGAGAACATCACTGAGGGTGAAGGAACAG AACCGAAGGGGGAAGGTGAGGGCGAGGAGGAGACCCTGCCGATGATCCAGCTGGCCTCGTTCGCGCTGCACAAGCTGTTCGCCGAGTGGGAGTACGAAGGGCACAGGGTGCCGCAGCTCAAGTCTTCCAACGCCTCT GTGTCGGAGTCAGGGTCGGTGACGTCGGAGGGGGCGAATAACCTGCCGCGGCCGTTCGCGGTCAAGAAGAAGATCCTGCCTGAGAACGCGTCCTCCATGCACCCGTGCATGCTGCTCACCTACATGCGGCCGCAGCTCGAGTACCGCGAGCTAG GCGCGGAAGGCGAGCGCCCACAGAACATGCTGTTCACCATGGGCGTGGACGTGGACGGCACCACGTACATGGGCAAAG CGTCCAACAAGAAGGAAGCTCGCAAGCAAGCCGCGCGCGCCGCCTGCACCGCCGTCTTCGGCGTGACGTTCGACGCGCCCGCCTAG
- the LOC117988700 gene encoding uncharacterized protein isoform X1, giving the protein MTQWTDWSELYENDMWSSVESGGGERAAPCARGKHSATLLGGHVYVLGGRGAGGAVPLRDFWRYCLATRRWERLEARGEPPPSLQEHSATAHGARLYVFGGEAGALSNETPLWIYDTESQIWRKLPGQPGGGPVRSRARSTAGGAGCGPRGRRGHSAHALKDCLLVYGGYRDLRGSTNELWAFHYESESWQQVRTSAAGPARHRHAAALHDCRLYVHGGQSDLRACADLWHYDTLTRVWTQVRTPPKLSPSARSGHAGLRAGAHLYIFGGEANGHPTNELWRFHFATETWERIVQSIKWPSARVDSRALLIGGSHTGRVRSAPMAPLVRTESRGRAEAPAGFLREISKLSSFHIRRAARCSYTVLAGDQDSTESLVRTDSSNLSKSRSAYIIDERLPADGDEGPKRDDDTDGRRSDMSREPISVPDFADMVLPTPVLTPAEVTKLVYLDSEEEEDVKREMATLKRSKNGTVTKNKIVPISKSASVKFTKEPFTETIITTEDEAELSTSDYASAERVNRLSGASSGFSNPHYLGPDIRNLGSALTPDSGVGPGDIELQDLSERRARSVSRNGERQLHLLLVGGKEPPHLALLQSPLSMWSFKLL; this is encoded by the exons ATGACATGTGGTCGTCGGTGGAGAGCGGCGGCGGCGAGCGCGCGGCGCCGTGTGCGCGCGGCAAGCACTCCGCCACGCTGCTGGGCGGACACGTGTACGTGCTGGGCGGACGTGGCGCCGGCGGCGCGGTGCCGCTGCGCGACTTCTGGCGCTACTGTCTTG CGACTCGTCGCTGGGAGCGCCTCGAGGCGCGAGGCGAGCCGCCGCCCTCGCTGCAGGAGCACAGCGCGACGGCGCACGGCGCGCGCCTCTACGTGTTCGGCGGAGAAGCTGGCGCGCTGTCCAACGAGACCCCGCTCTGGATATACGACACCGAG AGCCAGATCTGGCGCAAGCTGCCGGGTCAGCCGGGCGGCGGGCCGGTGCGCAGCCGCGCGCGCAGCaccgcgggcggcgcgggctgcGGGCCGCGCGGGCGCCGCGGGCACTCGGCGCACGCGCTCAAGGACTGCCTGCTGGTGTACGGCGGCTACCGCGACCTGCGCGGCTCCACCAACGAGCTGTGGGCCTTCCACTACG AGTCGGAGAGCTGGCAGCAAGTCCGCACGAGCGCGGCGGGCCCGGCGCGGCACCGCCACGCGGCCGCGCTGCACGACTGCCGCCTGTACGTGCACGGCGGACAGAGCGACCTGCGCGCCTGCGCCGACCTGTGGCACTACGACACAC TGACGCGCGTGTGGACGCAGGTGCGCACGCCGCCCAAGCTATCGCCCAGCGCGCGCAGCGGGCACGCAGGGCTGCGCGCCGGCGCGCATCTCTACATCTTCGGCGGAGAGGCCAACGGGCACCCCACCAACGAGTTGTGGAGGTTTCACTTCG CCACGGAGACGTGGGAGCGTATAGTGCAAAGCATAAAGTGGCCATCGGCCCGCGTCGACAGCCGCGCTCTACTGATAGGGGGCTCGCACACGGGCCGCGTGCGGAGCGCCCCCATGGCCCCGCTGGTCAGGACGGAGAGCCGCGGCAGGGCCGAAGCACCCGCGGGCTTCCTGCGCGAGATCTCCAAGCTGTCGAGTTTCCACATCCGGCGCGCGGCGAGGTGCTCCTACACAGTGTTAGCGGGAGACCAAGATTCCACCGAGAGCCTGGTCCGAACTGACAGTTCTAACTTGTCCAAGTCGCGCTCGGCCTACATCATCGACGAGAGGCTGCCAGCAGACGGCGATGAAGGGCCCAAGCGAGACGACGACACCGACGGCCGACGATCGGACATGTCCCGAGAGCCCATCTCCGTGCCCGACTTCGCCGACATGGTGCTCCCCACGCCCGTGCTGACCCCCGCCGAGGTGACCAAACTAGTCTACCTCGATTCAGAGGAGGAGGAGGACGTGAAGCGGGAGATGGCGACGCTGAAGCGCAGCAAGAACGGAACCGTCACCAAAAACAAAATCGTCCCGATTTCCAAATCAGCGTCCGTCAAATTCACTAAAGAACCCTTCACAGAAACGATTATAACTACCGAGGACGAAGCAGAACTGTCGACATCGGACTACGCGAGCGCTGAGAGGGTTAACCGACTTTCCGGAGCGTCTTCAGGGTTCAGTAACCCTCATTACTTGGGTCCAGATATCAGGAATTTGGGTTCCGCGTTAACTCCGGATTCTGGGGTCGGTCCGGGGGATATAGAGCTGCAGGATTTGAGCGAGAGACGCGCCCGCAGCGTGTCCAGGAACGGGGAGAGGCAGTTGCATTTGTTGTTAGTGGGCGGGAAGGAGCCTCCGCACTTGGCGCTGCTGCAGAGTCCCTTGTCGATGTGGAGCTTCAAACTATTGTAG
- the DIP1 gene encoding double-stranded RNA-specific editase 1 isoform X1 yields the protein MSFNKYNTRNSGRFNTPGQFVPAGEGGYGGAPAPGRTLQAVQYNNPATQANSNQNQNNFSTFQSPAPPPPAPSKPLPVDVDMKMEPNMDSVEDNRPPWMRAKLHGVKKISNKERRRRQNENLRRLLSPKSALMVLNEIMPGEQVTNSLSSQQFTVEAVGAASGNQYFRSNPSQSFCAAITLQGNNYKGYGENKLTARNAAAEQAVRDLILRKMTKVLLPEANENITEGEGTEPKGEGEGEEETLPMIQLASFALHKLFAEWEYEGHRVPQLKSSNASVSESGSVTSEGANNLPRPFAVKKKILPENASSMHPCMLLTYMRPQLEYRELGAEGERPQNMLFTMGVDVDGTTYMGKASNKKEARKQAARAACTAVFGVTFDAPA from the exons GGCGGCTACGGCGGCGCTCCGGCGCCAGGGCGCACGCTGCAGGCCGTGCAGTACAACAACCCAGCAACT CAGGCCAACAGCAACCAAAACCAGAACAATTTCTCTACATTCCAAAGCccagcgccgccgccgccggcgcCGTCCAAACCACTC CCAGTGGACGTGGACATGAAGATGGAGCCCAACATGGACTCCGTGGAGGACAACCGACCGCCGTGGATGAGGGCCAAGCTACATGGAG TGAAGAAGATCTCTAACAAGGAGCGTCGCCGTCGGCAGAACGAGAACTTGCGGCGTCTGCTGTCGCCCAAGAGCGCGCTCATGGTGCTCAACGAGATCATGCCGGGCGAACAGGTCACCAAC agCCTCTCTTCTCAGCAATTCACTGTGGAGGCGGTGGGCGCCGCGAGCGGGAACCAGTACTTCAGGTCCAACCCGTCGCAGAGCTTCTGTGCCGCGATCACTCTGCAGGGGAACAACTACAAGGGCTATG GTGAGAACAAGTTGACGGCGCGCAACGCGGCGGCCGAGCAGGCGGTGCGCGACCTCATCCTGCGCAAGATGACCAAGGTGCTGCTGCCCGAAGCCAACGAGAACATCACTGAGGGTGAAGGAACAG AACCGAAGGGGGAAGGTGAGGGCGAGGAGGAGACCCTGCCGATGATCCAGCTGGCCTCGTTCGCGCTGCACAAGCTGTTCGCCGAGTGGGAGTACGAAGGGCACAGGGTGCCGCAGCTCAAGTCTTCCAACGCCTCT GTGTCGGAGTCAGGGTCGGTGACGTCGGAGGGGGCGAATAACCTGCCGCGGCCGTTCGCGGTCAAGAAGAAGATCCTGCCTGAGAACGCGTCCTCCATGCACCCGTGCATGCTGCTCACCTACATGCGGCCGCAGCTCGAGTACCGCGAGCTAG GCGCGGAAGGCGAGCGCCCACAGAACATGCTGTTCACCATGGGCGTGGACGTGGACGGCACCACGTACATGGGCAAAG CGTCCAACAAGAAGGAAGCTCGCAAGCAAGCCGCGCGCGCCGCCTGCACCGCCGTCTTCGGCGTGACGTTCGACGCGCCCGCCTAG